The Mercurialis annua linkage group LG2, ddMerAnnu1.2, whole genome shotgun sequence genome contains a region encoding:
- the LOC126668656 gene encoding uncharacterized protein LOC126668656 yields the protein MSIPVLDSDNTSSPYYLHPSENPSLILVSPPLNGQNYHSWYRSMRMCLLSKNKLKFVDGSIAVPPKDSQIYPVWERCNTMVLSWLLRSLSPSIAQSILWLDNAMDVWKDLFDRFSQGNAVRVAELQEEIYGYKQNNLSVTDFFTQLKILWDEYTNLRSVPICSCHPQCSCNALKTVKDYQESDYVIRFLKGLSENYAVVKSQVLMMEPLPKINRVFSLALQHERQLGLSGVNGQIIEPSVFAAQAVNSYQRRPTFNSFNNRSFRPPINNFGSVGNSFRPQGGQKKFYTPNSGKPICSHCGASGHTIDICFKKHGYPPGFTPRFRPQNFVNQVGEVITEAQESNFYMNQDQFMDQYGNTYNNSDYYNDNSAGVNTKVETGINNQDMIQSGMSSQLVQNGMSSQLAQNGTNNQMHNPPVFTQEQYSQIMNMLHQNNNNQNSESPRINTVSTNFSNKVEHEGTQFLSYSYFKNFTACSYVRKPVHDVRKPVYENLSWIIDSGATDHIVCSLNQFTSYTIVHDTFVTLPNSQRIAVTHVGTVKFSKDFILHNVLFVPEFAFNLISTSKLTAQHDICLIIHKNVCIIQDIINWKMIGLAKQIYGLYYLDKDQFRENNASACVNSVGSGCLNSSGLIETIDVNSLWHFRLGHLSNDRLKCLQNIDSSIKIPANSHCKTCHLSKQKKIPFPISKSVVINCFDLIHIDIWGPARIYSLYGHKYFLTIVDDKSRFTWLFLLKAKSEARTIIQNFCMHIETQFNTKIKCIRSDNGLEFHMPSFYDSKGIIHQTTCVYTPEQNSVVERKHQHILNVARSLKFQALLPLSFWSDCVSHAVYLINRVPSLIIDNKTPFQILYNKDPSFENLKVFGCVAYASTISNNRCKFSPRATECIFLGFPSHTKGFRLYDIKAKQVIVSRNVRFYEHLFHYKDKNCMNESVDCSDYVLPARIDSLSIDVSLSSNDLNETQSTLVGPNLEDVPVSNISEINPNLTSIRKSSRTICTLNQKLIVKQ from the exons ATGTCAATTCCAGTTTTAGATTCAGATAACACTTCTAGTCCTTATTATCTTCATCCTAGTGAAAATCCGTCTTTGATTCTTGTTAGTCCACCTTTAAATGGGCAAAATTATCATTCTTGGTATCGTTCTATGAGAATGTGTCTTCTATCCaaaaataaacttaaatttGTTGATGGAAGTATTGCAGTACCTCCTAAAGATAGTCAAATTTATCCAGTTTGGGAAAGATGTAATACTATGGTGCTTTCCTGGTTATTAAGGTCATTGTCACCTTCTATTGCACAGAGTATTCTATGGTTAGACAATGCTATGGATGTATGGAAAGATCTCTTTGATAGATTCTCTCAAGGCAATGCTGTTAGAGTGGCTGAATTACAAGAAGAGATATATGGATACAAGCAAAACAATTTGTCGGTAACTGATTTCTTTACtcaattaaaaattttatgGGATGAGTATACTAATCTTAGATCTGTGCCTATATGTTCTTGTCATCCACAATGTAGTTGTAATGCATTGAAAACAGTCAAAGATTATCAAGAAAGTGACTATGTCATTAGATTTTTAAAAGGACTAAGTGAGAATTATGCAGTAGTTAAGAGTCAAGTGCTTATGATGGAACCACTACCTAAGATTAATAGAGTTTTTTCTCTTGCTCTGCAACATGAAAGACAATTAGGACTAAGTGGTGTTAATGGTCAGATCATAGAACCTTCTGTTTTTGCTGCTCAAGCTGTTAATTCTTATCAAAGGAGACCTACTTTTAATTCTTTCAATAATAGGAGTTTTAGGCCACCAATCAATAATTTTGGATCAGTTGGTAATAGCTTCAGGCCACAGGGGGGACAAAAGAAATTTTATACACCTAATAGTGGAAAACCTATTTGCAGTCATTGTGGTGCATCTGGACACACAATTGATATATGTTTTAAGAAACATGGTTATCCTCCTGGATTTACTCCTAGATTTAGACCTCAGAATTTTGTTAATCAAGTTGGGGAAGTTATAACTGAAGCACAAGAGAGTAATTTTTACATGAATCAAGATCAGTTTATGGATCAGTATGGGAATACTTATAATAATTCTGACTATTATAATGATAATTCTGCTGGGGTAAATACCAAAGTAGAAACTGGAATCAATAATCAGGATATGATTCAAAGTGGAATGAGTAGTCAGTTGGTTCAAAATGGAATGAGTAGTCAGTTGGCTCAGAATGGGACAAACAATCAGATGCACAATCCTCCAGTTTTTACTCAGGAGCAATATTCTCAAATTATGAATATGCTACATCAGAACAATAACAATCAAAATTCAGAATCACCAAGGATCAATACTGTCTCAACTAATTTTTCAAACAAAGTGGAACATGAAGGTACACAATTCTtatcttattcttattttaagaattttacTGCATGTTCATATGTTAGAAAGCCTGTGCATGATGTTAGAAAGCCTGTGTATGAAAATTTGTCTTGGATTATTGATTCTGGTGCCACTGATCACATTGTTTGTTCTTTGAATCAATTTACATCTTACACAATTGTTCATGATACCTTTGTCACATTACCAAATTCACAAAGGATTGCTGTTACTCATGTTGGTACTGTCAAGTTTAGCAAagattttattttacataatgtGTTATTTGTTCCAGAATTTGCTTTTAATCTAATTTCTACTAGTAAGTTGACTGCTCAGCATgatatatgtttaattattcATAAGAATGTTTGTATTATACAGGACATCATCAATTGGAAGATGATTGGATTAGCTAAGCAAATTTATGGTCTTTATTATCTTGATAAAGATCAATTCAGAGAAAATAATGCTTCTGCTTGTGTTAATTCTGTTGGATCTGGCTGTTTAAATTCTTCTGGTTTGATTGAGACAATTGATGTAAATAGTTTGTGGCATTTTAGACTAGGACATTTGTCAAATGATAGGTTGAAATGTCTTCAGAACATTGATTCTTCTATTAAAATTCCTGCTAATAGTCATTGTAAAACTTGCCATttatcaaaacaaaagaaaattccTTTTCCCATTAGCAAGTCTGTAgttataaattgttttgatcTTATTCATATTGACATTTGGGGGCCAGCAAGGATTTATTCATTATATggtcataaatattttttaactattgTTGATGATAAAAGTAGATTTACATGGCTTTTTCTCTTAAAAGCAAAATCTGAAGCAAGAACTATTATTCAAAATTTCTGTATGCATATAGAAACACAGtttaatactaaaattaaatgtATTAGGTCTGATAATGGTTTGGAATTTCACATGCCTAGTTTTTATGATTCTAAAGGAATTATTCATCAAACTACTTGTGTATATACTCCTGAACAGAATTCTGTAGTTGAAAGAAAACATCAACATATTTTGAATGTTGCTAGATCTCTTAAGTTTCAAGCTTTATTGCCTTTGAGTTTTTGGTCTGATTGTGTTTCTCATGCAGTGTACTTGATTAATAGAGTTCCATCTCtaataattgataataaaaCACCATTTCAGATTCTTTATAATAAAGATCcttcatttgaaaatttaaaggtTTTTGGTTGTGTTGCATATGCTTCAACTATTTCTAATAATAGATGTAAATTTTCACCAAGAGCTACTGAGTGCATATTTCTTGGTTTTCCATCTCATACTAAAGGCTTCAGATTATATGATATTAAGGCAAAACAAGTAATTGTTTCCAGAAATGTTAGATTTTATGAACATTTGTTTCattataaagataaaaattgTATGAATGAATCTGTTGATTGTTCTGATTATGTTTTACCTGCTAGGATTGATTCATTAAGTATAGATGTTTCTTTATCCAGTAATGATCTTAATGAAACACAAAGTACACTTGTTGGACCTAATCTAGAAGATGTTCCTGTCAGTAATATTtcagaaataaatcctaatttaACATCTATTAGAAAGTCATCTAGAACA ATATGCACACTGAACCAAAAACTTATAGTGAAGCAGTAA